A window of the bacterium genome harbors these coding sequences:
- a CDS encoding integrase core domain-containing protein — translation YRSNEERRVAFPKWLHYYNHHRPHTALEGRVPAVASVNNVCGNHN, via the coding sequence TCTACCGCTCCAACGAGGAGCGCCGCGTCGCGTTTCCGAAGTGGTTGCACTACTACAATCACCATCGCCCCCACACGGCGCTGGAAGGGCGGGTCCCAGCGGTCGCGAGTGTCAACAACGTGTGTGGGAACCACAACTAG